One window from the genome of Oncorhynchus keta strain PuntledgeMale-10-30-2019 unplaced genomic scaffold, Oket_V2 Un_contig_27662_pilon_pilon, whole genome shotgun sequence encodes:
- the LOC127922918 gene encoding uncharacterized protein LOC127922918 → ARPGPAAVGQPEEGGQDGGAPVPGAEGQPGPQAQQGGVTVAVISGQALGVQVKTTILTITLGVQVRSTILTITLGVQVRSTILTITLGVQVRSTILTITLGVQVRSTILTITLGVQVRSTILTITLGVQVRSTILTITLGVQVRSTILTITLGVQVRSTILTITLGVQVRSTILTITRVVVVGVASCAVLEALFLAAETNCCCFKANFLQFYTFCRGAERTLYCVF, encoded by the exons GAGCCCGTCCAGGGCCTGCAGCTGTGGGTCAGCCTGAGGAGGGAGGACAAGATGGTGGAGCCCCAGTACCAGGAGCTGAAGGACAGCCAGGTCCCCAAGCCCAGCAGGGAGGGGTCACTGTGGCCGTCATCTCTGGACAGGCCCTGGGGGTACAGGTGAAGACCACCatactaaccataaccctgggTGTACAGGTGAGGAGCACCatactaaccataaccctgggGGTACAGGTGAGGAGCACCatactaaccataaccctgggTGTACAGGTGAGGAGCACCatactaaccataaccctgggGGTACAG GTGAGGAGCACCatactaaccataaccctgggGGTACAGGTGAGGAGCACCatactaaccataaccctgggTGTACAGGTGAGGAGCACCatactaaccataaccctgggTGTACAG GTGAGGAGCACCatactaaccataaccctgggGGTACAGGTGAGGAGCACCatactaaccataaccctgggGGTACAG GTGAGGAGCACCATACTAACCATAACCcgggtggtggtagtgggtgtgGCTAGTTGTGCGGTTTTAGAGGCCCTCTTCTTGGCCGCAGAGACAAACTGCtgctgttttaaagcaaatttcctgcaattctatacattttgccgcGGGGCAGAGAGAACATTGTACTGTgttttttaa